The segment GCATTTATCAGACGGTAACGCCAATCAGTGCAGTTGGTGCTTCCAATCCTCCGACGGGACGCCAGTCCCGTCCGACTGATTTGCGAGAGTTGAACATTGAGTCGGGTCTGCGATCCGGCTGATAAGTGCCTCCAATCGTCCGACCGGACGCTGGTCGAGTCGTGCTGATCTACGAAAGTTGAACATTGAGTCGGATCTGCGATCGACTGGCAAGTGTCTGCAATCGTCCAACGGGACGCCAGTCCCATCGTACTGAACTACCAGGAGTTGAACATTGCGTCGGGTCTGCGATCCGAAGGACAACGGTTTCGTTTGGTTGGACGGTCAGGCGCGTGGGTGAAACGTGCGGTGGACTTCCTTGAGGTATTCGCGATCGATATGGGTGTAAATTTGAGTGGTAGAAATGTCGGCGTGACCGAGCATTTCCTGTACTGCACGTAGATCTGCACCGCCTTCGAGCAGATGCGTGGCAAACGAGTGGCGAAATGTGTGTGGGTGGATATCTTTCTTGATGCCGGCCCCCCTTCCGTATTTCACAACCATGTCCCGGATTGCGGCACGTGAGAGTTTCCCGCCTCGGAAATTCAGGAAGAGAATATCCTGAGACTTCCCCGGTCTCGCAAGATGCAGCCGCACCTCCCGTTGATAACGGGCAACCCAGTCCATCGCCGATTCCCCTATCGGTACCAGCCGCTCCTTGGAGCCCTTGCCGAACACAAGGACAAGTTCCGAATCGAACATGAGGTCGGACTGCTTGAGCCCGGTCAGTTCGGATACTCTTACACCCGTTGCGTACAGGACCTCGAGGATTGCCCGATCGCGCAAGCCAAGCGGCTGGCGAATATCAGGCTGCTTCAGCACCGTATCCACCTCGGCAACAGAGAGAACTCCCGGGAGATTCTTCGACCGTTTCGGAGTGTCGATGTTTTCCGTCGGATCGTCATCATGCATCCCTTCGCCGACGAGAAAGCGATGAAATCCGCGGACTGCGGAGAGAATCCTTGCAACGCTGCGTGGAGAGAGGTTATTCTTCGCAAGCTCTCTCAGAAAGCCGGCGATAATCTCTTCTGAGACTTTTTGCCCCGTCGGGACATCCTTGCCGGCCAGGAATGTGCGATATTTCGCGAGGTCGAACTGGTAGGAGTGGAAGGTATGGGGCGTGACGCCTTTCTCGAGGCGCAGAAAATCGAAATATTGCCGGATCTCGCTGTCCAACGCGAGGTGTTCCCCATCGGACAATGACCGCACGCGTGTGTGCGTCTTCTTCTTCATGCCGATGTTCACTCCTTACACGATACGCGCCTCTAGTCTGTCGACCGCTTGCTGAGGGCACTCAACACGTTTCCCACGATGAGCGTTGCGGCAACACCGACGAATGTGAACCAGGTCCACGCAACGAGTTTCAACGAGATAACCGTAATCATGATGAAGATGCCGGCGACGAATCCTGCAAGGGCATCTTCCTGTGTCGGCTTTTTGAACAGCACGCCGAGGAGGAATGTTCCCAGAAGTCCCCCGTATGTGAACGAAGCAATGCTCAGGGCGAGTTCGACGACCGTTTGAGTCGTGTTCATGAAAAAGAGCGCCGATCCAACGAGGAGCACAGCCCATCCGACGGTCACCAAGCGGGAGAGTTTCAGCTCTTTTTCCGGAGAGACGTTCTTACCAAAGTACGGTTTGTAGAGGTCGAGCACGGTCGACGATGCCATGGAAGTCAGAGAGCCTGCCAGCGTTGAAAGAGCCACAGCGGTGAGGCCCGCGATCACGAACCCAGCGACGCCCGACGGAAGACTCTGCGTGATGAACCGGGGAAAGATTTCGTCCGCGCGTGTAAGTCCCATCTGCGCAAGTGTTGCACCGTCGTAGTGTCCGTACAGAAGCAGGCCGACAACCAGGAAGAGGGCAAACTGGAAAATGACGATGATGCCGCTGCCAATCATCGCCTTGCGGCTGGCCTGGAGGGATTTTGTCGTCAGGACGCGTTGCACGATCAGATGATCGGTTCCATGCGATGCCATCGAGAGGAAGGCACCGCCGATCAATCCGCCGAAGAGAGTGTACGGCGAGCCCCAGAAGTTGTCGCCAAAACCCAGATTGAAAATGGTGAACTTTCCGGCCTCCATGGCTTTTTGCGTGATCGCGGCCCATCCACCGTCAAACGAGGAAACAAGGAGGATCGCTGAGAGAATCGCTCCGCCGAGATAGATGACCATCTGGAGGGCGTCGACCCAAAGAACCCCC is part of the Ignavibacteriales bacterium genome and harbors:
- the xerD gene encoding site-specific tyrosine recombinase XerD, which encodes MKKKTHTRVRSLSDGEHLALDSEIRQYFDFLRLEKGVTPHTFHSYQFDLAKYRTFLAGKDVPTGQKVSEEIIAGFLRELAKNNLSPRSVARILSAVRGFHRFLVGEGMHDDDPTENIDTPKRSKNLPGVLSVAEVDTVLKQPDIRQPLGLRDRAILEVLYATGVRVSELTGLKQSDLMFDSELVLVFGKGSKERLVPIGESAMDWVARYQREVRLHLARPGKSQDILFLNFRGGKLSRAAIRDMVVKYGRGAGIKKDIHPHTFRHSFATHLLEGGADLRAVQEMLGHADISTTQIYTHIDREYLKEVHRTFHPRA
- a CDS encoding sodium:solute symporter, producing MGFQTLDYVILVLYLIGIAVLGIVRGGKQASTRDYFLGRDAIPWWVVCFSIVAAETSTLTFISIPGLAYLGNLNFLQVTIGYLLGRIVISFIFLPAYYKGELSTAYAFLERRFGMKTRSFASFVFLFTRLAAEGVRLFASAIPLKFILNINYPTAIAIIAAVALLYTYIGGVRGVLWVDALQMVIYLGGAILSAILLVSSFDGGWAAITQKAMEAGKFTIFNLGFGDNFWGSPYTLFGGLIGGAFLSMASHGTDHLIVQRVLTTKSLQASRKAMIGSGIIVIFQFALFLVVGLLLYGHYDGATLAQMGLTRADEIFPRFITQSLPSGVAGFVIAGLTAVALSTLAGSLTSMASSTVLDLYKPYFGKNVSPEKELKLSRLVTVGWAVLLVGSALFFMNTTQTVVELALSIASFTYGGLLGTFLLGVLFKKPTQEDALAGFVAGIFIMITVISLKLVAWTWFTFVGVAATLIVGNVLSALSKRSTD